In Heliomicrobium gestii, a single genomic region encodes these proteins:
- a CDS encoding chemotaxis protein CheX, whose product MKAQLQTFARGTADVLTMMGVSATLPNDSAVPDSFFSRYELAIIIGLTRDLRGAVVITMATGTALALAGQMMGGMVLPELDDMVKSALCEFANMAAGTAVTALAPALTADITPPTLITGQKLAIMAGQETILLTEMETSLGKMEIHLGLETA is encoded by the coding sequence ATGAAGGCACAGCTGCAGACCTTTGCCCGGGGAACGGCCGATGTTCTGACCATGATGGGCGTATCGGCAACCCTTCCGAACGACAGCGCCGTACCCGATTCCTTTTTCAGCCGCTACGAACTGGCCATCATCATCGGCCTGACTCGGGACCTGCGCGGCGCCGTCGTCATCACCATGGCCACCGGAACCGCCTTGGCCTTGGCCGGCCAGATGATGGGGGGCATGGTCCTGCCGGAACTGGACGATATGGTCAAAAGCGCCCTCTGCGAGTTTGCCAACATGGCCGCCGGCACGGCCGTGACAGCCCTGGCCCCTGCGCTGACAGCCGATATCACGCCGCCCACACTGATCACCGGCCAAAAATTGGCCATCATGGCCGGCCAGGAGACCATCTTGCTCACGGAAATGGAGACATCCCTCGGCAAGATGGAGATCCATCTTGGCCTAGAAACAGCATAA